The Mycolicibacterium cosmeticum sequence CCGGAGCAGGCGGCTGACCGCGCGGCTGGGCACCACCGTCCAGTCGATTCCCTCGTCGGCGGCCCGCGTGCTCACGTCGTGCACCGCGGAAAACGCCGCGGTGCCGAAGAACTCCACGCCCGTGAGGTCGAGCACCAGTTCCCGCACGTGCGGCAGGTGCAGGTAGACGTAGTCGGAGAATTCGCGCCAGTTGGCGGCGTCGATCTCGCCGAACACCGACAGCACGGCGCTGGACGGGGCGAGCCACTTGGTGCAGTAGGCCGCCATCTCGCATTCGGTGATATTCGAGGCGGAATTTCGCCTCGATTGGGGAAGAGTGAGGTTGTGCATTTTGTGACTCCATCAGTCGTAATACGGGATTCGTACTGTGGTCACGCCAAATAGTTCAAGACCGGTCGAAGGGTCCCAATGGTGCAGGACCGTGCT is a genomic window containing:
- a CDS encoding STAS domain-containing protein; the protein is MAAYCTKWLAPSSAVLSVFGEIDAANWREFSDYVYLHLPHVRELVLDLTGVEFFGTAAFSAVHDVSTRAADEGIDWTVVPSRAVSRLLRICDPDAVLPIEESVASALLRLQRDPSDLLQIVAKAR